One window from the genome of Cytophagia bacterium CHB2 encodes:
- a CDS encoding alpha/beta hydrolase has protein sequence MHATLQHQTISTNGINEHVVSTGPESGRLLIFLHGFPEFWYGWRKQIDFFANLGYRVLAPDQRGYNLSDKPKGLSAYHLDELAKDIVGLIDAAGREQALIVGHDWGAAVAWWLGIKHAARVEKLAVLNAPHPQIMRQHLFHNAAQRRKSWYMFFFQLPRLPEWRFAKDNWAIGERALTKTSRPGTFGEADLAQYRAAWSQPGAATGMINWYRAALRRQPKLSGHAAIRVPTLLLWGARDRFLGREMAQPSIALCEQGRLVMIEEASHWVQHEEAEKVNALLLEFFELAAP, from the coding sequence ATGCACGCTACCTTGCAACATCAAACCATTTCTACCAATGGCATTAACGAGCACGTTGTTTCTACGGGACCAGAGTCTGGGCGTTTGCTGATTTTTTTGCACGGCTTTCCCGAATTTTGGTACGGCTGGCGCAAGCAAATTGACTTTTTTGCAAATCTCGGTTATCGCGTGTTGGCGCCGGATCAACGCGGCTATAATCTCAGCGACAAACCCAAAGGCCTCTCCGCTTATCATCTTGATGAACTGGCCAAAGACATAGTGGGTTTGATCGACGCTGCCGGTCGCGAGCAGGCGCTTATCGTTGGCCATGATTGGGGCGCGGCTGTGGCCTGGTGGCTGGGCATCAAACACGCCGCGCGCGTGGAAAAGTTGGCAGTCTTGAATGCGCCACATCCCCAAATCATGCGGCAACATCTGTTTCATAATGCGGCGCAACGGCGCAAAAGCTGGTACATGTTTTTCTTTCAATTGCCGCGGCTGCCGGAATGGCGATTCGCAAAAGACAATTGGGCGATCGGTGAGCGTGCGTTAACAAAGACGAGCCGCCCTGGAACATTTGGTGAAGCTGATCTCGCGCAATATCGCGCGGCATGGTCACAACCGGGCGCTGCGACCGGCATGATCAATTGGTATCGCGCGGCTTTACGCCGGCAGCCCAAACTCTCGGGGCATGCGGCTATCCGCGTTCCCACGTTGTTACTTTGGGGCGCGCGTGATCGGTTTCTTGGCCGTGAAATGGCGCAGCCGAGCATCGCGTTATGTGAGCAGGGGAGGTTGGTGATGATTGAGGAGGCAAGCCATTGGGTACAGCATGAGGAAGCCGAAAAAGTCAATGCCTTGTTGTTGGAGTTTTTTGAGCTGGCCGCGCCCTGA
- a CDS encoding 1-acyl-sn-glycerol-3-phosphate acyltransferase, whose amino-acid sequence MRKLRAVVRIVLISFVTASTLLLLLFGRAALIFSPPKQMSWRRLLFRGWARALAAIMGMNIVVQGKPPQPPFFLVTNHLSYIDILLLATQVEGVFVSRHDVSDWPVIGFLTRAVGTLFINREQAKDVLRMNGLFKAALQKGDGIILFPEGTSTAGTELQPFKSPLLNVAAEMNYPVSYASLSYRTLTGEAPAHLSVCWWGEMTFGDHVFALLQMPKFHATLTFGNGAVQESDRKTLAKKLHRLISEQFIPVVSKPELSAMVK is encoded by the coding sequence ATGAGAAAGTTGCGCGCGGTTGTTCGAATCGTTTTGATAAGTTTCGTAACGGCGTCAACGCTACTTTTGCTGCTGTTCGGGCGGGCGGCGCTGATTTTTTCGCCGCCGAAACAAATGTCGTGGCGCCGGCTTTTGTTTCGAGGCTGGGCGCGCGCGCTTGCTGCGATCATGGGAATGAATATCGTTGTGCAAGGCAAACCGCCGCAGCCGCCATTTTTTCTGGTGACCAATCATCTTAGTTATATCGACATTCTGCTGCTTGCAACCCAGGTTGAAGGCGTTTTTGTTTCACGTCATGATGTCAGTGACTGGCCGGTGATCGGTTTTCTCACCCGAGCTGTCGGAACGCTTTTTATCAATCGGGAACAAGCAAAAGACGTGTTGCGCATGAATGGCTTATTTAAAGCCGCCTTGCAAAAGGGCGATGGCATTATTCTGTTTCCGGAAGGGACGAGCACCGCTGGGACAGAGCTACAGCCGTTCAAATCACCGTTGTTGAATGTTGCGGCCGAGATGAATTATCCCGTTTCGTACGCCAGCCTGAGTTATCGTACACTCACCGGCGAAGCGCCGGCGCATCTCTCCGTTTGCTGGTGGGGTGAAATGACATTTGGAGACCACGTGTTTGCTTTACTGCAAATGCCAAAATTTCATGCCACGCTAACCTTCGGCAACGGCGCCGTGCAGGAGTCGGATCGCAAAACCCTCGCAAAAAAACTCCATCGCCTGATCTCAGAACAATTCATTCCCGTCGTGAGCAAACCAGAATTGTCGGCGATGGTCAAATAA
- a CDS encoding Rieske 2Fe-2S domain-containing protein produces MSVGYRAVLWNRQKRIYDTIVLTGVVLYLAVFIVAGLQWHPQATIETLLIRGLGTAALLLLHVILSIGPLCRLHPRFLPLLYNRRHLGVAMFVLALAHAAFSVIQYHALGNLNPFVSLLVGNTRYTSLSNFPFEILGLLALILLFLMAATSHDFWLANLTAPVWKVLHMMVYVAYALIVMHVALGLLQAETNLILTGLMAFGMIWVLSLHLIAGRKEAKVDAKEFAGRADGFVDVCEVADIPEKRALIFNIAGERVAVFKYDGKISAVSNVCQHQNGPLGEGRIIDGCITCPWHGYQYLPDSGASPPPFSEKIPTFNVKLQNGRVLVHAKPNLPGAYVEPAAIGMR; encoded by the coding sequence GTGAGCGTAGGCTATCGCGCCGTGTTGTGGAATCGCCAAAAGCGGATTTACGATACGATTGTGCTCACCGGCGTCGTGCTTTATCTCGCCGTTTTTATCGTTGCCGGCTTGCAATGGCATCCTCAAGCCACCATCGAAACCTTGTTGATTCGTGGCCTCGGCACGGCCGCGCTGTTGCTGCTTCACGTGATTTTGTCGATTGGGCCACTGTGCCGCTTGCATCCGCGCTTTTTGCCGTTGCTCTACAATCGCCGCCATCTGGGAGTGGCAATGTTTGTGCTGGCATTGGCGCATGCCGCTTTTTCGGTGATTCAATATCATGCCCTGGGCAATTTGAATCCTTTCGTCAGTTTGTTGGTGGGGAATACGCGCTACACGAGTCTCAGCAATTTTCCATTTGAGATTCTCGGGCTGCTTGCGCTCATCCTACTCTTCTTGATGGCTGCCACCAGTCACGATTTTTGGCTGGCAAATCTCACAGCGCCGGTGTGGAAGGTGCTGCATATGATGGTCTATGTCGCGTATGCTTTGATCGTGATGCATGTCGCGCTGGGCTTATTGCAAGCTGAAACCAATCTCATTCTCACGGGTTTAATGGCGTTCGGCATGATTTGGGTTTTGAGTTTGCATCTAATCGCCGGCCGCAAAGAAGCGAAAGTTGACGCAAAAGAATTTGCGGGGCGCGCCGATGGCTTTGTCGACGTTTGTGAGGTCGCCGACATTCCGGAGAAACGCGCCTTGATCTTCAACATTGCCGGCGAACGCGTGGCGGTGTTCAAATATGACGGCAAAATTTCGGCCGTTTCAAACGTCTGCCAACATCAAAACGGCCCGCTGGGCGAAGGCCGCATCATCGATGGCTGCATCACCTGTCCCTGGCACGGTTATCAATACTTGCCTGATTCCGGAGCTTCGCCGCCGCCCTTTTCCGAAAAAATCCCGACTTTCAATGTCAAGCTGCAAAATGGGCGGGTCTTGGTGCATGCTAAACCCAATCTGCCGGGCGCCTATGTTGAGCCAGCGGCGATTGGGATGAGATGA
- a CDS encoding GIY-YIG nuclease family protein — MKTISKNYFVYLLRCSDGTLYTGTTNDLRRRVQQHNAGKGARYTAGRRPVALVYVEICASRSEALRREAALRKLSHRQKLSLSESTASELLLPAEQ; from the coding sequence ATGAAAACCATATCAAAAAATTATTTCGTCTATTTGTTGCGATGCAGTGATGGCACCCTGTATACCGGAACGACAAACGATTTACGTCGCCGCGTGCAACAACATAATGCCGGTAAAGGCGCGCGCTACACCGCGGGACGCCGCCCGGTCGCGTTGGTTTATGTGGAGATTTGTGCCTCACGGAGTGAGGCGCTGCGGCGAGAGGCGGCACTGCGCAAGTTATCTCACCGCCAGAAGCTGAGTTTGTCCGAATCCACCGCCTCTGAGCTCTTGCTGCCCGCCGAGCAATAA
- a CDS encoding insulinase family protein: MRNPTIRFPDFVRQTLPNGLTLLLWEDHRLPLLTFEILLKAGAICDPPQKEGLSAVTLALLRKGAAHRTALQFAEALDFVGGRYSVDPLLENGLLSFEMMSVDQTLALDLLADCLRHPTFPQQEFNKKIDQAIASWRQAKDNPGNVIENYFNAFLFAGHTYGRSELGDETCLANLSRAEVCGFYERYYAPNHFIFAVAGDFSTPEMIAQIQERFGDWNARDEILPEPAPANGVSHSRVLLIDKPDEQQVYFCLGNIGVAVNNPDHVAVDVVETLLGGRFTSWLNTALRIHDGLTYGATAYSNRHRLPGAFIIASDTQARSVQRALTICLEQLRRLHEEGIDAETLQSTKNFIRGQYPTTLETLDQIAGLACDLEFYGAGPEMINTYLDKLDALTVAEVNRVAQTYFPHDKLAFVFAGPAKKLRKLVEVYGPLEELKMNSPGFYRHA, encoded by the coding sequence TTGAGAAACCCCACGATTCGCTTTCCTGATTTTGTTAGACAGACATTACCCAACGGCTTGACGCTGCTGTTATGGGAAGATCATCGGCTGCCTCTGCTGACCTTTGAAATTCTGTTGAAAGCCGGCGCGATATGCGATCCTCCTCAAAAAGAAGGCCTGTCGGCCGTCACCCTGGCGCTGCTGCGCAAAGGCGCGGCGCATCGCACGGCGCTGCAATTCGCGGAAGCATTGGATTTTGTCGGCGGACGTTATAGCGTTGATCCGCTGCTGGAAAACGGCCTGCTCTCGTTTGAAATGATGAGCGTGGATCAAACGCTGGCGCTTGATCTTCTGGCCGATTGTTTGCGCCATCCGACTTTTCCTCAACAAGAATTCAACAAGAAAATCGACCAGGCGATTGCGAGCTGGCGGCAGGCAAAGGATAATCCCGGCAACGTGATTGAGAATTATTTTAACGCATTCTTGTTTGCGGGGCACACCTACGGCCGTTCGGAATTGGGAGATGAAACGTGTCTGGCCAATTTGTCGCGCGCGGAAGTGTGCGGATTTTATGAGCGGTACTACGCTCCCAATCATTTTATTTTTGCGGTAGCCGGAGATTTTTCAACGCCGGAAATGATCGCGCAGATACAAGAACGCTTTGGCGATTGGAACGCCCGCGATGAAATCTTGCCGGAGCCTGCGCCGGCGAATGGCGTGTCACATTCGAGAGTGCTTCTGATCGATAAGCCCGATGAGCAGCAGGTTTATTTTTGTCTCGGCAATATCGGCGTTGCAGTGAATAACCCCGATCATGTTGCGGTTGATGTCGTTGAAACTCTCCTGGGCGGGCGTTTTACCTCCTGGCTCAACACGGCCTTGCGCATTCACGATGGTTTGACTTACGGGGCAACGGCGTATTCGAATCGCCATCGCTTGCCGGGCGCTTTCATTATTGCATCGGATACGCAGGCAAGATCGGTGCAGCGCGCGCTCACGATCTGCCTGGAGCAACTGCGCCGATTGCATGAGGAAGGCATCGATGCGGAGACATTGCAATCCACGAAAAATTTTATTCGGGGACAATATCCCACCACGCTGGAAACGCTTGATCAAATTGCCGGCCTTGCTTGCGATTTGGAATTCTACGGCGCCGGGCCAGAGATGATCAATACTTATCTCGATAAACTCGATGCGCTTACTGTTGCTGAGGTGAACCGGGTGGCGCAAACGTATTTTCCTCATGATAAGCTTGCCTTTGTATTTGCGGGACCCGCAAAAAAATTACGGAAACTGGTCGAAGTATACGGCCCGCTCGAAGAGCTAAAAATGAATTCTCCCGGGTTCTATCGCCACGCATGA
- a CDS encoding insulinase family protein, with translation MHDHIEKLVDSVYSSKLKNGLQVLLHEDHTLPHAVMHTFWQIGARNEQPGLTGLAHFIEHMMFNGGKKYGPHQFDEIMEAHGGANNAYTNQNITVYQNSFPAEALAIIFDLEADRIAYLNLNKAAFAAERKVIASERRTTVESDNFELMSEMLWATAFQSHPYRWPVIGWHEDIQRWKLKDLQEFYRRHYTPKNATIVLVGDFHAEAAMRLCESYFGDIPLREALPLALETEPPQTCERRASVQRPAQLPAFTCGFHVPASTHPDYFALHLFEIVLAAGQSSRCYQRLVDREQVAVWVRSEYSASLDPSLFILTVQLREERGLPAGEKLLYQELQKLSEEPITASELRKAKNICQAAFVRGLTTMASKAEALGSAALYFGDYRKLRELKHHYAAVTSNDIQRVAQKYFHSQNRTVVTLLPEPD, from the coding sequence ATGCACGATCACATCGAAAAACTGGTGGATTCGGTTTATTCCAGTAAACTTAAAAATGGCTTGCAGGTACTTCTGCACGAAGATCATACTCTGCCGCATGCGGTGATGCACACGTTTTGGCAAATCGGTGCGCGCAATGAACAGCCGGGCCTGACCGGCCTGGCGCATTTCATCGAACATATGATGTTCAACGGCGGCAAAAAATATGGCCCGCATCAATTCGATGAAATCATGGAGGCGCACGGCGGCGCCAACAATGCGTATACCAATCAAAATATCACAGTTTATCAAAACAGTTTCCCCGCCGAGGCGCTGGCAATAATTTTTGATCTCGAAGCCGATCGCATCGCCTATTTAAATCTCAACAAAGCGGCTTTTGCGGCGGAGCGCAAAGTCATCGCCTCCGAGCGCCGCACGACGGTTGAAAGTGACAATTTCGAGCTAATGTCTGAGATGCTTTGGGCAACGGCGTTTCAATCGCATCCCTATCGCTGGCCTGTCATCGGCTGGCATGAAGATATTCAGCGCTGGAAGCTGAAAGATTTGCAGGAATTCTATCGCCGCCACTACACGCCGAAAAATGCGACCATCGTACTCGTCGGCGATTTTCATGCAGAAGCTGCGATGCGCCTGTGTGAATCTTATTTTGGCGATATTCCATTGCGGGAAGCGCTGCCGCTGGCGCTCGAAACTGAGCCGCCGCAAACTTGTGAACGCCGGGCAAGCGTACAGCGACCGGCGCAATTGCCGGCATTCACATGCGGTTTTCATGTGCCTGCCAGCACGCATCCGGATTACTTTGCCCTGCATCTTTTTGAAATCGTGCTGGCTGCCGGTCAAAGCTCGAGATGCTATCAGCGCTTGGTTGATCGCGAACAAGTCGCGGTTTGGGTGCGCAGCGAATATTCGGCCTCACTCGATCCCAGCTTATTCATCCTCACCGTTCAACTTCGTGAAGAGCGGGGATTGCCGGCGGGGGAGAAGCTGCTTTATCAGGAATTGCAAAAATTAAGTGAAGAACCGATTACGGCAAGCGAGTTGCGCAAGGCAAAAAACATTTGCCAGGCGGCTTTTGTGCGCGGTTTGACCACAATGGCGAGCAAAGCTGAAGCGTTGGGCAGCGCCGCGCTTTATTTCGGAGATTATCGCAAACTGCGCGAGCTAAAACACCATTATGCTGCTGTAACCTCAAACGATATACAACGAGTAGCGCAAAAATATTTTCATTCGCAAAATCGTACCGTCGTTACGTTGCTTCCGGAGCCTGACTGA